A single region of the Pontibacter kalidii genome encodes:
- the recQ gene encoding DNA helicase RecQ: MATIREAREALKLYFGYEQFRPMQEQIIEGVLQGRDVVVLMPTGGGKSVCYQVPAVVQPGMCVVVSPLIALMKDQVEALLANGIPAAYINSSQSAEQQYGIENQCLEGKLKLLYVSPEKLLSSGFLAFLRRVRISLFAVDEAHCISSWGHDFRPEYTQLKALKQQFPTIPVIALTATADRLTQKDIQEQLYLQNPEVYLSSFDRPNINLMVKPGRDRFNKITEFLSKRPNQPGIIYCLSRKATESLADKLKRSGFNATHYHAGMSANARAKAQEEFLNDDVQIVCATIAFGMGIDKSNVRWVIHYNLPKNIEGYYQEIGRAGRDGAKSDALLFYSYADVMSMRSMLQDNQNETQTELQLVKLERMQQFAEAAACRRRILLQYFGETMPQDCGNCDICRNPPTRFDGTVIAQKALSAIARTQERANMSLLVDVLRGARNAQVLQGGFDKVKTYGAGRDISTLDWNRYLHQLLNEGLIEMAYDQGYTLKLTEQSKQVLFEGRRVQLVKFEEVKQEEPAVKARPKRELIMDALFEKLRALRKSLADEYGVPPYVVFTDATLQEMAAERPTNKIAMLAISGVGAQKYERYGDAFISEIIDFINEEQNKGNKIKGATHLATLELLQQGYSVELIAKERNLNPVTVFSHLATLYEQGYEVNLERYVSRAEYKVIAKAIAKLGVDAKLKDIFELLNEAYAYYKIRLSISIFKKENAW; encoded by the coding sequence ATGGCGACGATACGTGAGGCAAGAGAGGCCCTGAAATTATACTTTGGATACGAGCAGTTCCGCCCCATGCAGGAGCAGATCATCGAGGGGGTGCTGCAGGGCAGGGACGTGGTGGTGCTGATGCCGACAGGCGGCGGTAAATCCGTTTGCTACCAGGTGCCGGCAGTGGTGCAGCCGGGCATGTGCGTGGTGGTATCGCCGCTGATCGCGCTGATGAAAGACCAGGTGGAGGCACTGCTGGCGAACGGCATCCCGGCGGCGTACATCAACAGCTCCCAGAGCGCGGAGCAGCAGTACGGGATAGAGAACCAGTGCCTAGAGGGAAAGCTGAAGCTGCTTTACGTATCGCCCGAAAAACTGCTCTCCTCCGGTTTCCTGGCTTTTCTGCGCCGCGTCAGGATCTCGCTTTTCGCCGTGGATGAGGCACACTGCATCTCCTCCTGGGGCCATGATTTTCGCCCGGAGTATACCCAGCTGAAGGCGCTGAAGCAGCAGTTCCCAACTATACCGGTTATTGCCCTTACCGCCACCGCCGACAGGCTCACGCAGAAAGACATTCAGGAGCAACTGTACCTGCAAAACCCAGAGGTCTACCTTTCCTCCTTCGATAGGCCCAACATCAACCTGATGGTGAAGCCGGGGCGCGACCGTTTTAACAAGATCACGGAGTTTCTCTCGAAAAGGCCAAACCAGCCGGGCATTATTTACTGCCTCAGCCGCAAGGCCACGGAGTCGCTGGCCGATAAGCTGAAGCGCAGCGGCTTTAACGCCACGCATTACCATGCCGGCATGTCGGCCAACGCGCGGGCCAAGGCGCAGGAGGAGTTTCTGAACGATGATGTGCAGATTGTTTGCGCGACTATTGCTTTCGGTATGGGCATCGATAAGTCGAATGTGCGCTGGGTGATCCATTACAACCTACCGAAAAACATTGAAGGGTACTATCAGGAGATCGGGCGCGCCGGCCGCGACGGGGCCAAGTCGGACGCGTTGCTCTTTTATAGTTATGCCGATGTGATGAGTATGCGCAGTATGCTACAGGACAACCAGAACGAGACGCAGACAGAGTTGCAGCTGGTAAAGCTGGAGCGAATGCAGCAGTTCGCGGAGGCTGCCGCCTGCCGCCGGCGCATACTTCTGCAGTACTTCGGCGAGACCATGCCCCAAGACTGCGGCAACTGCGACATCTGCCGCAACCCGCCCACCCGCTTCGACGGAACCGTGATCGCCCAGAAGGCCCTTTCTGCCATCGCCCGCACACAGGAGCGCGCTAACATGAGCCTGCTGGTAGATGTGCTGCGCGGAGCCCGCAACGCACAGGTGCTGCAGGGTGGGTTCGACAAGGTGAAGACCTACGGCGCCGGCCGCGACATCAGCACGCTGGACTGGAACCGTTACCTGCACCAGTTGCTGAACGAGGGACTCATTGAGATGGCTTACGACCAGGGCTATACGTTGAAACTGACGGAGCAGAGCAAGCAGGTGCTTTTTGAGGGCCGCAGGGTGCAACTCGTGAAGTTTGAGGAAGTGAAGCAGGAGGAACCAGCCGTAAAGGCGCGTCCGAAGCGCGAGCTGATAATGGACGCGCTGTTCGAGAAGCTGCGCGCGCTCCGCAAAAGCCTGGCCGACGAGTACGGAGTGCCGCCCTATGTGGTCTTTACCGACGCTACCCTGCAGGAGATGGCTGCCGAGCGACCGACGAACAAGATCGCGATGCTGGCTATATCCGGTGTGGGTGCCCAGAAGTATGAGCGCTACGGCGATGCTTTCATTTCCGAGATCATCGACTTTATTAACGAGGAGCAGAACAAAGGCAACAAGATAAAAGGCGCTACGCACCTGGCAACGCTGGAGCTCCTGCAGCAAGGCTACAGCGTAGAACTGATCGCCAAGGAGCGTAACCTGAACCCGGTAACGGTGTTCTCTCACCTGGCTACGCTCTATGAGCAGGGCTACGAGGTAAACCTGGAGCGTTACGTGAGCAGGGCAGAGTATAAGGTCATCGCGAAGGCTATTGCCAAGCTAGGAGTAGATGCCAAGCTGAAGGACATATTTGAACTGCTGAACGAAGCTTACGCCTACTACAAGATCCGGCTGTCCATTTCTATCTTTAAGAAGGAGAACGCCTGGTAA
- a CDS encoding S8 family serine peptidase, with the protein MIRSLTLQRSLALAAFVTAISLTGCQKEELIENQFSEPQAAFSSQNGQAIEGQYIVVFKNGGSNLSSDNSQGLKATKVDAARMRERVLTASKVDVNEVSQVYEGVVNGFAARLSAEQLDAIRKSPEVAYVEQDRIIALAPKWKTTTDTTTKGKGNNKTDDETTPTSGGKGNGKNKTEPAPTEPTPTDPAPTEPTPTEPAPTEPAPSEPTPAEPAPTEPTEPSEPAPAYAPITPLAGETVAWNIERVGYGDGTGKTVWVIDSGVDTDHADLNVDLERSFSFIYGNPSIEDGFGHGTSVAGVIAARNNGSGMLGVASNATIIALRVFDDAGAGTVSRAISAVNHVNRNGKPGDVVNMSLGSGISSTLDNAVMTAAANGILFAIAAGNSAVDCSGTSPARVNAPGVYTISAIDSYNKLWSSSNFGAGVDFAAPGVNVTATNKSGSFSSGHYGTSMAAPHVAGILALRGEVLSQGYITGDKDSTPDPVASLK; encoded by the coding sequence TCCCTTGCGTTGGCAGCATTTGTCACTGCCATCTCCCTCACAGGCTGCCAGAAAGAAGAGCTTATTGAAAATCAATTCAGTGAGCCACAGGCCGCTTTCTCTTCCCAGAACGGGCAGGCCATCGAGGGACAATACATTGTCGTGTTTAAAAATGGCGGCTCCAACCTTAGCTCCGACAATAGCCAAGGCCTGAAAGCCACCAAAGTAGATGCTGCCAGAATGCGTGAGCGTGTGTTGACAGCTTCCAAAGTTGACGTAAATGAGGTTTCGCAGGTATACGAAGGCGTCGTGAACGGTTTCGCGGCACGCCTTAGCGCGGAGCAGCTGGATGCGATTCGCAAAAGCCCTGAAGTAGCTTATGTGGAGCAGGACCGCATCATTGCACTTGCCCCTAAGTGGAAGACGACCACGGATACCACCACGAAAGGCAAAGGAAACAACAAGACGGACGACGAAACCACCCCAACCAGTGGCGGCAAGGGCAACGGCAAGAACAAAACTGAGCCGGCCCCTACTGAGCCTACGCCAACAGACCCAGCCCCGACCGAACCAACTCCTACGGAGCCGGCACCAACCGAACCTGCGCCGTCTGAACCAACTCCTGCAGAGCCAGCGCCGACTGAGCCGACGGAACCATCGGAGCCAGCACCGGCTTACGCTCCTATCACCCCGCTTGCAGGCGAGACGGTGGCCTGGAACATTGAGCGCGTAGGATACGGCGACGGTACTGGAAAAACGGTGTGGGTAATAGACTCAGGCGTAGATACTGACCATGCTGACCTGAACGTAGACCTCGAGAGAAGTTTCTCCTTTATCTATGGCAACCCATCGATTGAAGACGGCTTTGGCCACGGTACTTCGGTTGCCGGGGTGATCGCCGCCAGGAACAACGGATCGGGTATGCTGGGAGTAGCTTCCAATGCGACCATTATTGCCCTGCGCGTGTTCGACGATGCTGGTGCCGGCACCGTTTCCAGAGCTATCTCTGCGGTTAACCACGTGAACAGAAACGGCAAACCGGGTGATGTGGTGAACATGAGCCTGGGCAGCGGTATCTCCTCCACCCTGGATAACGCCGTGATGACGGCAGCCGCCAACGGTATACTATTCGCCATCGCAGCCGGCAACAGCGCGGTAGACTGCTCCGGCACATCGCCAGCCCGGGTGAACGCACCAGGCGTGTATACCATTTCTGCCATCGACAGCTACAACAAACTGTGGTCTTCCTCTAACTTCGGTGCCGGCGTGGATTTCGCTGCTCCGGGCGTAAACGTGACGGCTACAAACAAATCTGGCAGCTTCTCCAGCGGCCACTACGGTACATCCATGGCTGCCCCGCACGTAGCAGGTATACTTGCCCTGCGTGGCGAAGTATTGAGCCAGGGGTACATTACCGGAGACAAAGACAGCACACCGGATCCGGTTGCATCGCTGAAGTAA
- a CDS encoding four-helix bundle copper-binding protein, translating to MKSEITNNLEHVLVKCMTACETCATMCLQEDDVKMMAKCIMLDRDCADICLLTAQFVARNSPHAKHVMKECIEICRLCEEECRKHQHDHCQKCADACRECAEACQNWMQQA from the coding sequence ATGAAATCAGAGATAACAAACAACCTGGAGCATGTGCTGGTAAAGTGCATGACCGCCTGTGAAACCTGCGCCACCATGTGCCTGCAGGAAGACGATGTAAAAATGATGGCGAAGTGTATTATGCTGGACCGCGACTGCGCCGATATCTGCCTGCTCACAGCACAATTCGTGGCTCGCAATTCCCCGCACGCCAAGCACGTGATGAAGGAGTGCATCGAGATCTGCCGCCTGTGCGAGGAGGAGTGCCGCAAGCACCAACACGACCACTGCCAGAAATGCGCCGATGCCTGTCGCGAGTGCGCCGAGGCTTGCCAGAACTGGATGCAGCAGGCATAA
- a CDS encoding phage holin family protein: MGFVLKLLLTGAAAMLAAYILPGVSIDGFLTALILALVLAVLNAIVRPILVFLTIPVTILTLGLFLLVINAVIILLADYLIAGFAVDGFIWALLFSLVLSVITAILDMIF; encoded by the coding sequence ATGGGATTTGTGCTTAAACTACTCTTAACAGGCGCCGCCGCCATGCTGGCTGCTTACATTTTGCCAGGCGTATCGATAGATGGCTTCCTGACGGCGCTTATACTGGCGCTAGTGCTGGCGGTGCTGAACGCCATCGTGCGGCCTATTCTTGTCTTTCTCACCATTCCGGTAACCATACTTACGCTGGGCCTTTTCCTGCTCGTCATCAATGCGGTCATTATACTTCTTGCCGATTATTTGATCGCAGGCTTTGCCGTGGATGGTTTCATCTGGGCGTTGCTGTTTAGTTTAGTACTTTCTGTGATCACGGCCATTTTGGATATGATCTTCTAA
- a CDS encoding agmatinase family protein, with protein sequence MNSKEQKIQNFDPNGVGDSSGGLFGLPFTVEESEVVIIPMPWEVTVSYSAGTAQGPQAIKDASPQLDLFEPSIKDAWKLGVAMEEISVEWAATSEALRDKAEAYINWLEAGSPEVGRGEFEHLPTEVTAKGEELLAWLKQKALAYLEQGKLVGVLGGDHSTPLGLMHALAEKHEEYGILQVDAHADLRDAYEGFEFSHASIMFNALKLPQVKKLVQVGIRDICQAEAELAEQSNGRVTIFYDATLKENMYAGDSWKKECKKIIAQLPQKVYISFDIDGLDPKLCPATGTPVPGGLEFEQAVYLIKQLVKSGREIIGFDLCEVAPGESEWNGNVGARMLMKLVNWMAVSQQRLEAQF encoded by the coding sequence ATGAATAGCAAAGAGCAGAAAATACAGAATTTCGATCCGAACGGCGTGGGCGATAGCAGCGGCGGCCTTTTTGGCCTTCCGTTTACGGTGGAGGAGTCGGAGGTGGTGATTATCCCGATGCCTTGGGAGGTAACGGTGTCCTATAGCGCCGGCACGGCTCAGGGCCCGCAGGCTATTAAAGACGCCTCTCCGCAGCTCGATCTCTTTGAGCCAAGTATAAAGGATGCCTGGAAACTGGGCGTGGCCATGGAGGAAATCTCTGTGGAGTGGGCAGCGACGAGCGAGGCGCTACGCGACAAAGCCGAGGCCTACATCAACTGGCTGGAGGCCGGAAGTCCGGAGGTGGGCAGAGGCGAATTTGAGCACCTGCCCACTGAGGTTACGGCCAAAGGGGAGGAGCTGCTGGCTTGGCTGAAGCAAAAAGCCCTGGCGTACCTGGAGCAGGGCAAACTGGTTGGCGTACTGGGCGGCGACCACAGCACCCCGCTGGGCCTAATGCATGCACTGGCCGAGAAACATGAGGAGTACGGTATACTGCAGGTAGATGCACACGCCGATCTGCGCGATGCCTACGAGGGGTTTGAGTTCTCGCATGCCTCCATCATGTTCAACGCCCTCAAGCTGCCGCAGGTGAAGAAGCTGGTGCAGGTAGGCATCCGCGACATTTGCCAGGCTGAGGCAGAACTGGCAGAGCAATCCAACGGCCGCGTGACCATTTTTTACGACGCCACGCTGAAGGAGAACATGTATGCCGGCGACAGCTGGAAGAAGGAGTGCAAGAAGATCATTGCGCAGCTGCCGCAGAAAGTATACATCAGCTTCGACATCGACGGCCTGGATCCGAAACTTTGCCCGGCCACCGGTACGCCGGTTCCGGGTGGGCTGGAGTTTGAGCAGGCGGTGTACCTGATCAAGCAGCTGGTGAAATCCGGCCGTGAGATCATCGGCTTCGACCTGTGCGAGGTTGCCCCCGGCGAGAGCGAGTGGAACGGCAACGTGGGTGCCCGCATGCTGATGAAGCTCGTGAACTGGATGGCCGTGTCGCAGCAGCGTCTGGAGGCGCAATTTTAA